In Theobroma cacao cultivar B97-61/B2 chromosome 7, Criollo_cocoa_genome_V2, whole genome shotgun sequence, the genomic window CGTCTCTAAAGCTTATATCAAACAAACTGTTCACACCGCTCTCTTCGGTACTATTTATGAATTGGATTCCTGCTTCTTTCAGCTCTGTTGCACAACGTAAGGATTGCCATTCCAATAGGccttttcttaaattttccttttctcttgcACAGCATGTGATAGTCACACCGCTCTCTACGTCGCcttggaattttttttcttttggctttTCTACGGCACAGAGTGTgaatttccattttttttctaggccacctttttttcttgcttcttctCCTGCCTTTgctttttcatcttttgttCTATAGTAATCCTGATGGCGCCTTATTCCTTGAGGAGAAGGACACCAATTATCATGTAGTAAGCTGAGTAGGTCCTTGATATTGTCGGTATCGTTGATGGTAGGAGGATTTTCTTTCCATGTCTCTGGGCCTGGCAAGAAATCAGAAAGAACAGAAAAAGCCTGGCAAGCGAAATCTTTTCCATCTGTTGGATCCTTGATCACGTGATACAAGCCCACTAACACAAAGAAAGGAAGTTGATTTTCGAATAGCAACAAGTCACCAAGCAAGGCATTTTGGACCCactttttttggaaaataggATCATCATATTCACCTGTTTCCATCTGCCTCAATAGCTCAACAATAAAGCAACCATCATCTAGCATTATTGCATCAAATTTAGCTTCAATATCTTTCGGTAAGGATGGGGAATACCATTTGCGAGCTCGTACAAAGTCGATGGCGTCCCGAAATCTATGGTCGTTTTGCTCATCGTTTCTCTCAAGAATCCTTTGTAAACAACGTTTTTTGTAGACTTCCATCTCAATCAAGTGCTGCTTACCATGGTGATAAGGACCAATTGAAATTAGTTGTGGTTCATAGGCACTTTCATTTACCTGCCTTAGTTGATGAGGCACTTTCGAAAGATAGGCCTCTTCGTCAAGCCCTAGAGAGGCAGAACTCGGAGATTTTGGTATCACCTAtgcaaaaatatataagataCTTTGTTGGAAAAGGAGACACATTTTGACATATGATTTTTACTGTACTGCACGTCTTTGTTAATAATGGAATGGGGGATCTTTTTTCTCTGGGGATTAATATATTCATACTTTGCCTTCTTAAAAAAAGATAACCTTAAATTTAACTACTAAATAACTTTTAACAGGccattcaacaaaaaaaaaaaaaagaacttttaACAGATAAAATTTCACTGAAATCTAAAATTGATTCTCAAATAGAGTTGGAGTCATATATGATAAGTTGATATTTAAGACACTGAGCAGCtgcttttgttaaaaattaatagccCATAATTATCCAACGTTGCTGCTTAAAACACTAAGGGCTTGTTTGGCATTCCCCATCTTGAAGTGACATCTATTCTTTTGTTTGGTTTGTCTTTATAGTATAAAATAGTCACTCGGAAGAATggttattctttaaaaacacATAACAAATATTATTGGCACCTTTGGTATTTAACCATTCCATCCCCTGCGGAATAGAGTCAAAAAAATTCTTGCTCATTTTAAGAATTTACGAAACCTACCGtataaaaagttttttttctctcatttttctctttttctttctctcttttttgatCTGCCTCTTTTTTCTCTGCCTAAATTTCCTCCACCACTAAAGAGCAGTAGACGATGGCAGTGGCAATGGGGGCACTAGTGCATCCACAGCCAAATGGGACTGAGGAAGCATCAAATCTTGCATTTTTGCCAATCTGGCGATGTAGTAACTAGATCCAATCACGAAAAGCACTAGATCGGCAGTCCATTACGCTGTCCACATTTCTGGTGGTTGACAGacagagaaaaaagaatagaaaaaccaaaatagatataaagtaacaaaatttatagttttaattataaattattaaaaattaatactttaataaattaaaactctaattataaaatttttaatattttaatattttaaaaataaaaaacaaagaataaaataaaataatcatatattagtttaaattataaattattattatttaaaataaataaataaataaatgttcCATTCTCTTATATTTCATTTCGTAAACTAAACATGTTGTAAGCATTTTGCTTGTATGGTTGCCAAAATTCTTGGACAGGGTGATGCTAACGACTCAAAGTAGATTCTTCTGTCCCAGGCcaatgttctttctttcttcttttacttttgtcttttttttttcttgaagttTTCAGCCAGATGGCCAAGGCAACAGGttgaggattttttttttttaattttcttatacGCATAAGAGGTTGTTTCCTCCATTTTCCAGTCAAAATATTAGCTTTTGCACCTCATATACAAGATAATAGTCgtagaaattaagaaaatcagCTTAACTCCAACAAACCAAACCCATCAGAAAAGCAttaaaaactataaaaatatgaaaaatgaaccaaaaaaaaaagaaaagaaaagagagcaTGGCGTAAATCTTAATATAATAGGATAAAAAGTATAGCTATCACTCCTTTTGTTTATGAGGGGCGAGAAAGAAGAAACTTTAATATCTCCATTCTGCGTCGAACAGATGATGCAAAGTATAATATAAAGTTTTAGTTAAGAAACTTACAGATTGATGCAAAGTATGATCTCCCTCCTCTTCTGCTGGATTTGGAGAAGAATGGTTTCCATTGTATTCCTTCTGCTCCATCGTTTCACTATGGAAGCGAAGAATTAAGAAGAAaaccttttattcttttggtgGGTATGTactatatgcatatatatagtCGTTGAGTGAAAGAGTTCTTCCATTTCACTGCTCTccttaatttaattactatactaataaactttttttttataatttcatagAAAGTGAGGTCAAAAACTCTGAGTAAAATTGatttatcaaaaagtaatttatgttttaatatttaaatataacaaggaaaagataaaaaaaattgtcttcTATAATTTAAGACTTTATTAAAAAAGTCAACTTAAACTACTCTTTctatcaaaaaattcaaatcgTTCCCCTTTTCCTTCCTTGACTGTGGTTTTCACTCTCTCAAAACAACTTATCTAGGTTTTAGTTGTAAGTAATTTTCAACCcaaatcaagtttttaaatacttcatgtctaaatattttttaattattttaataatttgagTCCATAATTATAATCTAACTAATAGAAAATAGTATTGCGTGTCAGataatatcttgaaattatgagtctttctctttttttttttgatttgattatttgatttttgtgtTTAACTTTATATGGTTTATGATGattatatttagttttaatcGATGAATAGAAAATTGTCATATTATTAGTTATTGAACCTGATAATTTGTAATGTaagatcatattttatttaattttaatattttaatttatgctaATGAGTAgtaattttaacaaattttataattttagataaACAAACcttaaaaagatattttaaaagaaaaaattttgtttcacAGGACTCAAGTCCCAAACACCAACAATAAAATTGTTAGGCAACTAGAGTCTTTCTTTAATGAGGTTTTTGTCaactaatttctctttctccATCAGGGTAATAACTTAAAACATGGCCGCCCAATCCT contains:
- the LOC108662677 gene encoding UPF0481 protein At3g47200-like, with protein sequence MEQKEYNGNHSSPNPAEEEGDHTLHQSVIPKSPSSASLGLDEEAYLSKVPHQLRQVNESAYEPQLISIGPYHHGKQHLIEMEVYKKRCLQRILERNDEQNDHRFRDAIDFVRARKWYSPSLPKDIEAKFDAIMLDDGCFIVELLRQMETGEYDDPIFQKKWVQNALLGDLLLFENQLPFFVLVGLYHVIKDPTDGKDFACQAFSVLSDFLPGPETWKENPPTINDTDNIKDLLSLLHDNWCPSPQGIRRHQDYYRTKDEKAKAGEEARKKGGLEKKWKFTLCAVEKPKEKKFQGDVESGVTITCCAREKENLRKGLLEWQSLRCATELKEAGIQFINSTEESGVNSLFDISFRDATMKIPTFVVDDDTERLFRNLIAYELYEEGSTYVIDYVTLMDNLINSSKDVQLLRFSDIIENMLGDDEAVAKMLNKLRDHVILCGDTFYYEEIFVDVKRHCARRWNTWKAKLRHDYFHSPWALISFIAALLVILLTIGQFVTALIPLVK